TGGCTTCCTTAATATACCCACCAGAGAAAAGACCTTTCAATAGACCCCCATATGTGAACTGACTTGGGAAATGACAGACACTTTTCATTTGATCAAACACAGAAAAAATGCTTTTAATGCATCACCAGAATTTCCATAACTATTTATAATGCAATCAAATGCGGAAGTGCTAGGATCAAGACCCATCCTGCTCATGTGATCCATAAAATACTCAGCCTCTTTAAGTCTCCCGCTTCTACAGAAAGTGGCAACCAAGACATTACAAGTAAAGTGATCTGAAACATGACCACTGTGGTTCATAACTGCGTAAGTATTCAACGCTTCTTTTAGGTTTCGCATCTTGCAGTAGTTGTAGATTAATGTTGAGTACAAAATGTTGTTAAGTACAAGTACAGTCTTATACATTTTACACATTATCTCCTTTGCATTATTTATCTTCCCAGCCCTGAGAAATCCATTTATGAGCACAGAAAACGTAACAACATCAGGATTGATAGAAGCTTTTAACATATCATCCAGCAAGTGCACAGCTTCTTCAAGCAAGCGATTCTTACACAACCCATCAATCATTGCTGTATAACTAATATGACCGACTCTCACCCCATTCATCCTCATTCTCTCAAGAGTACTGGAAACCAATCCAAATTTAGAATGCTTGGACAGCCCATTTAAAAGAGCCCCATATGTTACTTCATTGGGTTTCAAACCATGCGATACCATTTCATCCAAAAGTCTGAAAGCTTCCTCTATGTTGCCCTTACTACAGTGCCCGTCAATCAAAGTATTGTAAGTGATACAGTTTGGTAACAAATTAAAGGACAACATCTCATTCAAAAACTTTAGCAGCAACTCCAATTTTCCCCTCCTTAACAAATCCATTGATAAGAGTATTATACGTTATCTCATTAGGATACACCATATTCTTTCTCATCCTTCTCAATATTAAATAAGCTTTTGCACTCCTGCTTTCCCTGCACAAATTATCTACCAACACATTATATGTACAAATATCTGCCGCAATACCCTTAGATGTCATGCAATCAATCAGCTCAGATGCAGCCTTAAACCTCCCTTTCTTGCAATACCAATTAAGCAAAGTATTATAAGTGACTGCAGTTGGAAAATGACCACTTTCTTCCATTTTCCTCAGGAGAAAGCCAGCACTTTTAAACCGCCCTCGTTCGCATAAAGCATTTAACAATATGTTGAATGTAGCAACATAAGGATTAACTCTCTTGGCAAGCATTCCTTTGAAAAAGGACCAAAACAGCTCACTCTTCCGATCCTTTACCAAGGAACCTAGCACCATGTTACAAGTATACACCGAGGGGCTTAAACCCTCGAAAACCCATCAAGTAAAAAATCTGCACAGCATCTCCAACCATTATTTCCCTCAAACAAACTCTAATCAGGAGGTCAAAAACAGCAGGGTTTGAGTTGCAAATGGGGTATGTTTCCAGCAAAGCACCAAAAACAGAGTTCAAACCAATTGGCATATGTAACAAATGTGTCAAGGCTGTTTTGGCAAAGTTGTACATTCTAGCTCTAACAAGTACATGAGTGGTAGTAGAAATTATATGGGTCACATGATTGAGCTCCAAATTGGGTTGCTTCATGAACCATTTAAGAAACTTGAGAGCTAACCTTCCATGGACAGGCCTGAGGGAACCTAGTCTATAATTCATGCAATTCAGGGACTCCCAACGGTGTACAGTGAGAAACATATATATGCTTTTTTCCATATCCAAAACCATTGACTGATTCCAAAGGTGCCAACTTTATACTgaaaatcaaaaacaaaaagagaaaaaacagaaacaaaaaagTGGGTTTAGTGAGGAAGTGTGTTTCAATTCAACCGGGAAGTGTGAGGAAGGTAAAAGGCATAAAGGCTTACCTTGAAGGAGAATAGAGGCAAGTGCTGAACAGCTGAAAAATGATTCATGTATCTGAGAATGAACTCACCCTTTCCAACAAATGTACTCTCATGGCTGCAGTGAAATTTTTGTGTCAGAATATCTTTAAGGTttaaatactctagaggtccctgaaattgtctgtcgtacgaaaataagtccctgaattttttttttccgatttcgaatccctaaattttttttaatcagaataagtccctactcgtgtttcctATCTATGTGACTCAATTTTTGCTGAGAcatttattccacgtggcttttctattttttttaaatacacatggattaaaaaataaaattaaacatttaaaattaaaattaaaatcttattaacataATTAACcataaatctaattaaccctaaatccctaaaaagatttttatttttattttttatttttaaattttaaatttaaaactaaaatcttattaacctaattaaccctaaatctaattaaccctaaattcctaaaaagatttaaattttaaatttaaatgtataaatttaaaattaaaatcttattaagctaattaaccctaaatctaattaaccctaaatccctaaaaagattttaattttaaatttaaatgtttaatttttttaatccatgtgtatttaaaaaaaatataattgccatgtggaataaatgactcagcaaaaattgtgccacataggctggaaacacaagtagggacttattctgattaaaaaacattttccagggattcggaatcggaaaaaaaatttcagggccTTATTTTCATACGGCAGACAATTCCAGGGAcctacagagtatttaagccaaatCTTTAATAGTGTATTGGGCTTAATTGCAATTTGACTACCAAATATTTAAAACAAGCAATTAAAATTGAGTTTAGCCGTCTCAATTCTTCATTTAAACAACTTTTGAAAGTGTCCATTAGCACTGTGAAACTGCGACCAAAACGCATTTTGAAAGTGCGTAATGAACGCACCTTAAATGTGGGTGATGGGCGCACTTACAAAATGTGTTTTGGTCGCACATTCAAAGTGTGAGCGAAAAATCAAATGggttggtgtagtggttcaacacttcatcctttaagcaggtggttgggggttcgaaccccaactcttgcgaatagaaaaactccttggccagcccctaccgcttagtgcgctgaccgtggggcaagggattagtctcacggctgtatgctgtggggataccttattcaagaccaaaaaaaagtgagcgaaaaaaatttataaaaggtATTTTAGGATTTTACGAATTTAACAAGGTCCAAATAGCTGTCGGGGGTTCGAATTAGAGTACTCATGtgtaaaatagaaaataaaaggatgctattgaatgattgtgtaaaaccATTTACACTATtcgtgcatagaaattaatctcaattGTTTTTAccacaaattaaaaataaatgtctGACTGATTGATTTTCACCTACGTGTCTGTTAAAGAGAGACAACAGAACATTCGAGTGATAGAAACAGGGGAAACACAAACACCAAAGAAGGGAGACAATGATCATGGTCATGGTAGTTGAAAATGCGCTATTAGATTGAACAGTAATGGAATGTTTTTGTGAAGAAGGCCAAGGAAAATTGACGAGGTTGGTAACAGTGGGAGCTGGAGAAGAAGATTACTACATTTTGAAGTCCAAAATCGGAGAGGGTTCTTCCTCTGCAGTGTGGAGAGCAGAGCAACGACCAAGCGGTGAAGAGGTGGCGGTGAAGCAGGTCCTCCTCTCTAAACTCAATCCTCGCCTCAAAGCTTGCTTGGACTGTGAGATCAATTTTTTGTCCTCTGTTAACCACCCCAACATTATTCGCCTTCTCAACTTCTTTCAGGTCCTCCTCTGTTTCCTTTCATGATTTTCTGTTTTATCTTCCTACCCATTTTGTTAATTTTGATCCTGAAATGGAACATGTTGAAAAGGTGTAATTTTCTTTTGTTGGGGTTAGTTTGAAGCTTGTTATTTTTGTTTGGTGGTTAGGCTGATGGATGTGTTTATCTGGTCCTGGAGTTTTGTGCTGGTGGGAATTTGGCTTCTTATATTCGATGTCATGGGAGAGTTCAACAACAAACTGCCAGAAATTTCATGCAGCAGCTTGGTAACTTTTATCTGGGTTTGTCTATGTTATTGTGAAATGTTGCTTTAGGTACTGGTGCATACTAGCATGGAAGTTAACTTAACATGAGTTATGTGATACAGGGTCTGGTCTAAAAGTGTTACACTCACACGGCATCATTCACAGAGACTTGAAACCTGAGGTAAAATTCAACTACTGCTTTTCCTGACTTTGAATAGAGCATAGTGCAGTTTTAAGAATGGAAAACTTGAATGTTTTATGTAGTGCATTATTCACTTGAAGGGTTTGGCAGTTGAATGATGCAAGTTGAGAGTGTGTGAGATGTACAATTAACTTTTTTCTAGATGCACACTTATCTCTATTGGAATAAGTAGCACTGTGTGTCACAGTGTTTAAAGATTTAGATTTAGGATTGGGAGACTGGTTTTAGATTCCGATCTGAGCAGCTTTGACATCTTTGGCAACATTGTTTTTTATGCAACAATGAGTTTTGAGGTTGCTTCGTAATTCACCAGTATTAGTAATACTGGTTTGAGGGTGCTATTGATGTGCAATTGTATTGGTTTCAGTTAGTTAATTTATGGTTTCTTTATGTCCCTTATCCATTACAATTTGAATGAAATTTAGGAATGTCTAATCGGTTCTGTCATCTCACAAAAGTAGGTGTCAAATTGGAGGGGTTTTGCTAAGCAATTAGATTATTTGATGCAGTTTACCCCTAACCAATTTGAACCCCATTGTAATTCCCATTTTGTCCGCGGCCTTTGTTGCTTGCAAAAACACCTCCTTGGCCTCTTTCCAGCAGGTTTGAATGGTCCCAAACATAATGGGGTTCTATCTTTGTTATGGATGAATGATGATTGAAGAGGAGTATGCGAAGTAACCTATAGCTGGCTGAGTTCAGCATCAAGTCAAATACCAACAAAGCAATATTGGCCTGTAAAAGGTCAAGTAGTCTTTGGTTAGTAGGCAAATTGAAGATCGCTCTCTTCCTCTAGGTTTAGATGCTCAGGTCTTTTCTTGGTGTGGTACAAAAGACTAGATTCTGAAAAAATTGGGAGGGAGTCTTGCTTGCATGGAAAAATGAATCAAGAGTTAGCAATGCCATGGGGCAATATATTACAGTGATTTTCAGTTACAAAGCTCACATAACatctaaattttaattttgcatCTATAAGCACCAAGATGTATCGGTTTAATTTTGCAACTTGCAAATAAtgcaaaagagagaaaaaaaaggtgttatttttcatttactcaTTTTGCTTGCAAAAATTTCCATTTTCTCTACCCAATAAGGATTTGGTTATGACTTATGAGGCATTTGTAACAGTTTTGTATATAAGCATTCGTTCCTAATAATATTTCTGTAAGTCATTTAGGTTAAACAGACATCAAAGTGATTTCAGATTGTCTATTGAGGGGCAAAACTTTGGGAAAACAAGAGAAAGGAAAATTgctgtttttctttttacaacAGAATGGTCTAGTCATAAGAATAATTGCTCTGTTACTGATAATATATTTGTAGTTACTATCATATTAAGATCAGAAACAAATTTGTTTGCATTGGTGTTATTTTTGAACCAGAACATTTTGCTATCAAGCCATCAGGCTGATGCGGTGCTAAAGATAGCTGATTTTGGTCTATCAAGGTAGTATCAGTTAAGGGGAATGCATATGAAGGGGAAGACTATTTGCAgatttatttacatttttttatgttattaCTCTTACTATCTTCTTAACTTTTTCCCCTTGAATACAATAAGGAAAATCACACGCCCAGGTGAGTTTGTTGAGACTGTTTGTGGTTCTCCGTTATACATGGCTCCAGAAGTTCTTCAGTTTCAGAGATATGATAACAAGGTACCAACTCCTCTTACTTTCAACATTAATCCACCTGGTTTACTGAAATTTACTTAATGATGCAGGTAGATATGTGGAGTGTTGGAGCCATTCTTTTTGAGCTTCTAAATGGCTATCCACCTTTTAATGGCAGAAACAATGTTCAGGTAACTCCATAACTTCGAgcaacaaaatgaaaaatattcagAATTGTTCGTCGGCGATCACTGCTAATATAAAGTAAATTTATTGATTGCAGCTGTTGAATAACATTAGATCCTGTACCAGCCTTCCATTTTCTCCGCTGATTCTCTCAGGACTGGATCCTGACTGTCTTGATATTTGTTCAAGACTACTATGCTTAAATCCAGGTTATGCCTATTTCATATTTCACACATTTTTTtattcactcaatttggaaatCTAAGTATTTCAGAAGTATTCGAACCCTGTTGCAGCGGAGCGCCTTTCTTTTGATGAATTTTACTGGCATAGCTTTCTGCGAAGAAAATTGATGAGAACTTGACAGCATTCCTGGATTTCAAGTGTTCATGATGTTGATCTTTTCCTAGCAGGTCTTCttcaaaactatcaaaatcatcaattaatatttttccaTCTTTGATTTCTCCCCTATGAACATTGGATCAGTGTCTCGAATCACTTATGGGGATCATCTCTTGCTATTTTCTTTGATCACTTATGTACCCGAAGATATTCACTGTTTTGCAAAAGCCTTTTCTTGTGCTgcagattttaatattttcaagTTGTATTACAGAGAGAAATACAAAATAAATCATATTCATTAAATTTGGGCAGATTAGACCATGATGAAACAGTAATAACTGTTTCATTATTTGCTGACACAAATCTTATTTTATCAGTTTAATTTGAGTATTTCCTTTCACTGCTGGCTTCAACTGAACTGCTGTTGGGTTTGCTTGTTTTGTATTATTAAGCAAGAATGTGATTAAATTCTTCCTTGTTGAATTGCAAGTTCTTCAACCTGATCAAGGAGCTTTGTTATTGAAACAAATTTATTATAATGGCATGTAAAGCATACATGGAAGGTGTTCAAGTTGGATGTGTGGTCAAAGGTGGGGTTCAGGATATTGAGGAGGGTAATGGAAGCTGCTCATAGGAGTTTAAAAACTCTTTAGCTGGGATATATGAAGAACTTTGTCAAAGCTTTTGCAAATGTGGAGCTAAGGACTGTGAGAAATTCCTATTTACTGGGGAGGCTAAAAAGTAAAAGCTCATTCTTCTCTTGGAAAATGCAATTGAGACTTGATAACCATACACGCAGGTTTCTGTTTTATGTTAAACAGATAAACTTTCATAATCATCGAACAAAGCCTGCACATAATCTATATATCTACTAGTgtttttaccccgtgcgttgcacggcgaatatTAATCTTATTACTTAGGCACGTAATAATGAATCGACGATCTCGaaaaaatgagtattcaaccaagcaaaatcacaatgagtatcACACAATTTGCAAAATTTATCAAAAACttcgtatatatatatttaatcctaaatattttgtgaaaaacatttttaaaattgtgaGGCATCAATTTGGAGGCATCGATTTTGGCTAGATCGTCGATTCTTGAAGCCATCAGACGAAATGATAATTTCAAATATACCAAGTGCTGgaaaattgatgaaaatgttGGAGGAGAAATGTAACTTAAGGGGGTTTATATAGTTGAAATTAGGGTTAATGATGACTAAAGTTGTCAAGAATATTTCATTCCCAAATAtaatatgtatttttaattcaaaaacagttttattTGGCACCCAAAAAATCAAAGTGTATCGTACATACATCCGTATTTCTATTTAATGATTATACAAACATATAATCAGCTTTATAAAGTAACAACACacgcatattatgtttaaaTATTTTAACTTTTTCGAAACTTAATGACTTTGTAATTAGGGGAATAAAACTTACTtggattaatttttttacaatcaTTAATCACCttaattattgttttaaaattGGAAaccattaattataaataaagttaATAACGTAATTTTGGCTCATAATTAATTGCATGACTATTTGAAATTTGGCCTAATATTGATGTGTAGTAAAAtactttcaattcaattttaatttatgttaaataaggaaatcaatgttttctcttttgtaaatattaaatattaattagtatTAAATATTGTATTATgcttttttaaaaatgttttcaaattaAATGTTGAAATTTGTCAATgatacaaaattaaattaagtgatGGTAATCAACAGTTATAATTAAACTGTTTAGAATTAATCAATGAGATTCGAAAAataatttccttaaataaattgtCATTGCATTATAATGTAGTAAATTATTTCAAATGGGTTTAAAATAGACCGGCTTCTATCTACACAATGACCTTGCTTAGcctatttttcatgtttttgctggttttttaaatattaaatcgAATATACCATTAAGTGAGGTTTTCCTTAAATAGAAAGCTAATTAATTTAATAAGTAATGTATTATTTAAAacgtttttttcttcattttaaaaaaggaaattatttcaaTACATATTTGCACTTATTTACGTCATTAATgagtttatataaggaaattgaaggaattaatgaattattttcgaataatatttcctaaaataaataatcaatgcattaaaaacttattaattattttacatgggttttaaaaaaaaacgtatATTATAAAAAACcgtaatttattaataaacctTGAATATAAAAAACCTTGAATACTATTAAAATAAACATTGAACCGTAATATAATAACCTTGTATATTATACTGAAGTTCTCTATATTAACTTAAAATATTACGTTATTAACAATTCAAACATTACATATTTAACTCTATTTATAATTTCTTCATTTAATGAGggacaaacaaacaaaattataGGGAATTCTGTGcaaataattaatttgtgtGAGTTGCTCTgactgtgacacttgtcagccagagagGGGATGTGTTGAAATGGATTCTTGGAATGTCATGTGTAAAATTGTTTTGGATAacgattttctttttaatagtaCCAAGAGtctgaatatcaaagttgatcttgaatggatgCTCGGTTGGGCGAAAATCACGTCCGCTTTCGCCAACACCAAAGTAGGAAATCTGGTATACTTTTTCTTCAGTTAGCAAAGACCGAAATCGATAAATCAAAGTCTTCCTAACAGTAGCTTAAATCTTGCAGCcctgaaattttaaaaatattcaaaCTAAGCAATTTATGAATGCATTGAAAAAATTACGTTAAAATTTTTTGAAtccaaaacaaaaaatggtATACCTTGTCACCCATAAGTATCATGTCCATTGAAAAGGTTAGCTTTGagccatataagctcggacttAGCCATAGATGATTGACTTTCGCAACAATAATCCAGGTTTCTTTGGAGGCATCCACTTTGGCCAGATCGTCGATTCTTGAAGCCATTAGCATGAAGGTTAATTTGAAATATGCAAGGAATGATGGAAAATGCTGGGAATGGTGGAGGAGAAATGTCacataagggggtatatatagtCTGAAATTAGGGTTCACTATCTGATTCTTTTCCCTATGATTGATCAGTAATAAAAGCAGCGGTCAACGTTTTCCTCATTTAATACCCCGTGCGTGAAATCAGCGTTTTCAAATTAACAGGAAATCAGCTTTTTGTATTGGAAAGAATGAGACTTTCTTGAAAATTAATTCCATATTTATTTTGCAAAGCCATTAAAAGTCAAATATTTAATTCCCATTGACTAATATGTCTGTCTGCGAAATCGGTGGTACGTTCTAAATCCATTGACTAATAACTCTTAAcaatttttctgtttcttttgcaaCTGTGGCCCAATATAATTGTTTCATTTTTATGGATCCATATTTCCTTTATAATGGGATGTGCATGAATGCTATTTTGGAGGGGCCATTTAATAGGGGACAAAGAATCAAAATTATAGAGAAATTGATTTATATAATTAATGTGTGAAAGTCTCTCTGgttgtgacacttgtcagccagagagaGGGGTGTTAGGAAAATGATTATGGGAATGtcatttgttaattttttgtggataaggattttattttataaagtatatagatatgtaaaggagacttgaggttttgcatgtattaaatgcattaaaccataaagctcccatacatttatattaaatatattaaaaaataaaaaatattgaatatattaaaaactgaaaaaattttatataataaaaaactattcaactactaaaattaaataacaacattcataaacttaaaatttacttgggctttgcatttgacaaatattaaaaattaaaattaataattaaatatttactaataaataatttagataaaatacttttaaaataaaaaaattctatctatcaatatctatctatctatatctatatatatatgtaaagcacacttgtgtttttgcatgcaattaatgtattaaaccataaaagctcacatacctttatattaaatacattaaaaaataaaaatttaataaattaaaaactgaaaaaaaaattattataaaaaactattcaactaattatattaaacaacaacattcatagacttaaaattgacttgagctttgcatttgacaaatttaaaaaattaaaataaaaaacaaaataatatttattaataaataatttagataaaatacttttaaaataaaaagttttCTATCAATatgtatctatctatattgtaaatatattttctatctatgatatattagtaaatattactcgaggaagcataatagtgaaaaataataatggtcaaagttgaataaatgtttgttgtgaGAGGTCTGGtctattcacttagcatgatcGTAGAGCCTCAAGGGATTAGTATCATGTATATTGGCTGTGAGAAAACATTcgtaaaccaaataagttgaataaaaattaaattcataagataatattttaggctattttttttttatcaaaaggcTATTTAAGTTATCACTTCTTGGTCTTGACATGTCCGGGTAAATAATTTTCCAGGTAAAGAATATAAACTAATTATTATGAATAATCTAGacagtcaatttcaattattattattttttaaaaattcacctcaatttgtaatgaataattaaaatttaaatatttcattttaaataagataaattaattttttttaattttaatatttacttttaaatatgtGAAACtgaaaagtttaaaaattaataataaatataatgaataataaagtggatgtattcattatattaattattaatataatgtttttattccactttattattcattatattaattattaatttttaaacttttcagtttcatatatttaaaagtaaatattaaaattaaaaaaaaattaatttatcttattt
This is a stretch of genomic DNA from Lotus japonicus ecotype B-129 chromosome 1, LjGifu_v1.2. It encodes these proteins:
- the LOC130712193 gene encoding LOW QUALITY PROTEIN: pentatricopeptide repeat-containing protein At5g55840-like (The sequence of the model RefSeq protein was modified relative to this genomic sequence to represent the inferred CDS: deleted 5 bases in 4 codons) gives rise to the protein MVLDMEKSIYMFLTVHRWESLNCMNYRLGSLRPVHGRLALKFLKWFMKQPNLELNHVTHIISTTTHVLVRARMYNFAKTALTHLLHMPIGLNSVFGALLETYPICNSNPAVFDLLIRVCLREIMVGDAVQIFYLMGFRGFKPSVYTCNMVLGSLVKDRKSELFWSFFKGMLAKRVNPYVATFNILLNALCERGRFKSAGFLLRKMEESGHFPTAVTYNTLLNWYCKKGRFKAASELIDCMTSKGIAADICTYNVLVDNLCRESRSAKAYLILRRMRKNMVYPNEITYNTLINGFVKEGKIGVAAKVFEEMLSFNLLPNCITYNTLIDGHCSKGNIEEAFRLLDEMVSHGLKPNEVTYGALLNGLSKHSKFGLVSSTLERMRMNGVRVGHISYTAMIDGLCKNRLLEEAVHLLDDMLKASINPDVVTFSVLINGFLRAGKINNAKEIMCKMYKTVLVLNNILYSTLIYNYCKMRNLKEALNTYAVMNHSGHVSDHFTCNVLVATFCRSGRLKEAEYFMDHMSRMGLDPSTSAFDCIINSYGNSGDALKAFSVFDQMKSVCHFPSQFTYGGLLKGLFSGGYIKEAKTFLDRLLSCIPYAIDSVIYSTILTWTCRSGNISDAVSLINEMVMKNFVPDSYTYTNLIGMLCKKGKVVAALLLSGNAMEKGLLSPNPAMYTSLVDAVLKEGHSKAALYIFEDMLNKGVGPDTITFNVLMNQYSRKGKMSKVNDILLAMRNRSLCFNLATYNILLHGYSKRLNVERCSMLYKDMIRHGFAPDRLTWHALILGFCKSGSFDVAVKILRWITLEGSVADCSTFNMLITELCERNEIKMAIDLVKQMNLLGVIPKVDTYNSLFNGRIRTCAFEEAHCVLQALVERGYVPTCKQYITLINGMCRVGNVKGAMKLQDEMKTLGVSSQEVAMSAIIRGLLYHHLLDTFSVSLNCNANC
- the LOC130712207 gene encoding serine/threonine-protein kinase ATG1t; its protein translation is MECFCEEGQGKLTRLVTVGAGEEDYYILKSKIGEGSSSAVWRAEQRPSGEEVAVKQVLLSKLNPRLKACLDCEINFLSSVNHPNIIRLLNFFQADGCVYLVLEFCAGGNLASYIRCHGRVQQQTARNFMQQLGSGLKVLHSHGIIHRDLKPENILLSSHQADAVLKIADFGLSRKITRPGEFVETVCGSPLYMAPEVLQFQRYDNKVDMWSVGAILFELLNGYPPFNGRNNVQLLNNIRSCTSLPFSPLILSGLDPDCLDICSRLLCLNPAERLSFDEFYWHSFLRRKLMRT